A stretch of Anaeromyxobacter dehalogenans 2CP-1 DNA encodes these proteins:
- a CDS encoding HNH endonuclease signature motif containing protein: protein MTRTTVALVAALAAAPLLVPTAADAGTHVRGYYRKNGTYVAPHYRSSPGSGAVRSHPPRTYRRTPTPSYTPRDHHGKVKRSSSAKAAFRRSHPCPSTGRSLGACPGYEVDHVTPLACGGSDAASNMQWLTTRENRRKGAAGCRR, encoded by the coding sequence ATGACCAGGACCACGGTTGCGCTGGTCGCCGCGCTCGCTGCTGCTCCGCTGCTGGTGCCGACGGCCGCTGACGCGGGCACCCACGTCCGCGGCTACTACCGGAAGAACGGGACGTACGTCGCGCCGCACTACCGGAGCTCGCCGGGCTCGGGCGCCGTCCGCAGCCACCCGCCGCGGACGTACCGGCGAACGCCGACGCCCTCGTACACGCCGCGCGATCATCACGGGAAGGTCAAGCGGAGCAGCTCGGCGAAGGCCGCGTTCCGGCGTTCGCACCCCTGCCCATCGACGGGCCGCAGCTTGGGCGCGTGCCCGGGCTACGAGGTGGACCACGTGACGCCGCTCGCCTGCGGTGGCTCGGACGCCGCCTCGAACATGCAGTGGCTCACCACGCGAGAGAACCGGCGCAAGGGTGCCGCGGGCTGCCGGCGCTGA
- a CDS encoding sce7726 family protein has translation MRTVRDLDVRLALHETVLARHRDDPETIVIDEFGLNWGVVRVDVAVVNGTIHGYEIKSDSDTLDRLPVQAEMYGRVLDRVTLVAGRHLAAAERQVPDWWGLCEAIEVAPGQVRLRSVRRARSNRNLDLKAVAMLLWRDEALAILEEMGCAAGLRGKPRRALYGALVERLSSTQLRSRVRRALKRRGPAWRAGPPRT, from the coding sequence ATGCGCACCGTGCGCGACCTCGACGTTCGCCTTGCGCTACATGAGACGGTACTCGCGCGGCATCGCGACGACCCGGAGACGATCGTCATCGACGAGTTCGGGTTGAACTGGGGCGTGGTCCGCGTGGACGTCGCGGTCGTGAACGGGACCATCCACGGCTACGAGATCAAGAGCGACTCGGACACGCTCGACCGGCTTCCCGTGCAGGCCGAGATGTACGGCCGCGTCCTCGACCGAGTCACCCTGGTCGCCGGCCGCCACCTCGCGGCTGCAGAGCGGCAGGTGCCGGACTGGTGGGGGCTCTGTGAGGCCATCGAGGTCGCGCCCGGGCAGGTAAGGCTCCGGTCCGTCCGGCGCGCCCGGTCGAACCGGAACCTCGACCTGAAGGCCGTCGCGATGCTGCTGTGGCGCGACGAGGCCCTGGCCATCTTGGAGGAGATGGGCTGCGCGGCAGGGCTCAGAGGCAAGCCCCGCCGCGCTCTCTACGGCGCCCTCGTGGAGCGCCTTAGTTCGACGCAGCTCCGCTCGCGGGTGCGGCGGGCACTGAAGCGCCGAGGGCCAGCTTGGAGAGCTGGTCCACCACGAACGTGA
- a CDS encoding beta family protein, whose protein sequence is MEADQKFNMEFSEQHYVPVLKWKRGEARALKDLDPAVKAACTPLVEVVPVPTDPETGAAKKTLSKHLDDAIAEMKSSWGTAHPVFVDIRLLPPNQATGATLTGLFDRLRAAAILAIPVISTGATQDILQAAAGIHKKDRRGVCLREGLDAVMAPAFPVAVSKALLATGVTQKTADVVIDMQDVSANKTTVNAALAASAIGKVPNLKAWRTFTIVATAFPLNLSGIAPGVHTLPRAEWALWKALGSLPRRPTYGDYAVAHWDLQELDPRVILISASIRYTSDDEWVIFRGRNVKNYGFGQFTALSKLVVKHPAYCGSAFSAGDDYIAACASGTVGSGNHETWRRVATNHHITFVVDQLSKLALGASVPAAPASGAASN, encoded by the coding sequence ATGGAAGCAGATCAGAAGTTCAACATGGAGTTCTCCGAGCAGCACTACGTCCCGGTCCTGAAGTGGAAGCGCGGGGAGGCGCGCGCGTTGAAGGACCTCGACCCCGCCGTGAAGGCGGCCTGCACGCCCTTGGTCGAGGTCGTTCCCGTCCCCACCGACCCCGAGACCGGCGCCGCCAAGAAGACGTTGTCCAAGCACCTGGACGACGCCATCGCGGAGATGAAGTCGAGTTGGGGCACGGCCCACCCCGTCTTCGTGGACATCCGCCTCCTGCCGCCGAACCAGGCGACGGGGGCCACGCTCACCGGGCTCTTCGACCGGCTCCGTGCGGCGGCCATCCTCGCCATCCCGGTCATCTCGACCGGCGCGACCCAGGACATCCTCCAGGCCGCGGCCGGCATCCACAAGAAGGACCGGCGGGGCGTCTGCCTGCGGGAGGGCCTCGACGCGGTGATGGCGCCCGCGTTCCCGGTGGCCGTGAGCAAGGCGCTGCTGGCCACCGGCGTCACGCAGAAGACGGCTGACGTCGTCATCGACATGCAGGACGTGTCGGCCAACAAGACGACCGTGAACGCCGCGTTGGCGGCGAGCGCCATCGGCAAGGTCCCGAACCTGAAGGCGTGGCGGACGTTCACCATCGTCGCCACGGCGTTCCCGTTGAACCTGAGCGGCATCGCACCCGGGGTCCACACGCTGCCTCGCGCGGAGTGGGCGCTCTGGAAGGCCCTCGGCTCCCTCCCGAGACGGCCCACCTACGGCGACTACGCCGTCGCGCACTGGGACCTCCAGGAGCTGGACCCGCGCGTCATCCTCATCAGCGCCAGCATCCGGTACACGAGCGATGACGAGTGGGTCATCTTCCGCGGCCGGAACGTCAAGAACTACGGCTTCGGCCAGTTCACCGCGCTGAGCAAGCTGGTGGTCAAGCACCCGGCGTACTGCGGGTCGGCGTTCAGCGCGGGCGACGACTACATCGCGGCGTGCGCCAGCGGGACCGTCGGGTCGGGCAACCACGAGACGTGGCGGCGGGTCGCGACCAACCACCACATCACGTTCGTGGTGGACCAGCTCTCCAAGCTGGCCCTCGGCGCTTCAGTGCCCGCCGCACCCGCGAGCGGAGCTGCGTCGAACTAA
- a CDS encoding recombinase family protein produces the protein MTIATAPSTGPRFIELIRVSTSAQADRDTPEDQRAALKRLRLARPGMLVETIEFAVSGAKATADRPDIRRLAQLADEVGFDEVRVRHLDRLTRHADPDEQEAVFGIIRRAHAVIVEADGSITDPRTMTGRILAIVRAEGAAEERRKIVERTVAGKRRAAQEGRLIIGFPPYGRRFDKMHGWTLDPERAEVYRSIFEMCLAGMSLREIAEVLNAKGIPSPLGRGDRRWLKRTVAHLIHSPGAVGRYTTYGATTQLEPIVDQVTQRRAIAQLTLNNKLSGPRPKVFTLLRKLASCGECGRASTQRCRVAETGAGSGSTSARAGAGGGSRASLSRTWTRDSWPR, from the coding sequence GTGACGATCGCGACCGCCCCGAGCACGGGGCCGAGGTTCATAGAGCTGATCAGGGTGTCCACCTCCGCTCAGGCGGACCGAGACACGCCCGAGGACCAGCGCGCCGCCTTGAAGCGCCTGCGTCTCGCCCGGCCCGGGATGCTCGTGGAGACGATCGAGTTCGCCGTGAGCGGCGCCAAGGCCACCGCGGACAGGCCGGACATCCGGCGGCTCGCCCAGCTCGCGGACGAAGTCGGCTTCGATGAGGTGCGGGTCCGGCATCTCGATCGCCTGACTCGGCACGCCGACCCCGACGAGCAGGAGGCTGTCTTCGGCATCATCCGCCGCGCCCACGCTGTCATCGTGGAGGCCGATGGATCCATCACGGACCCGCGCACGATGACCGGCCGGATCTTGGCCATCGTCCGGGCAGAGGGCGCAGCGGAGGAGCGCCGGAAGATCGTGGAGCGTACGGTGGCCGGGAAGCGGCGGGCAGCGCAGGAGGGGCGCCTCATCATCGGGTTTCCGCCGTACGGCCGGCGCTTCGACAAGATGCACGGGTGGACGCTCGACCCGGAGCGCGCCGAGGTCTACCGGTCGATCTTCGAGATGTGCCTCGCCGGCATGTCGCTCAGGGAGATCGCGGAGGTGCTCAACGCGAAGGGGATCCCGAGCCCGCTGGGCAGAGGGGATCGGCGGTGGCTGAAGCGCACGGTGGCGCATCTCATCCACTCGCCGGGCGCGGTGGGGCGCTACACGACGTACGGCGCCACGACCCAGCTCGAACCCATCGTGGATCAGGTGACGCAGCGGCGGGCCATCGCCCAGCTCACGCTGAACAACAAGCTCTCGGGTCCGCGGCCGAAGGTGTTCACCCTGCTGCGCAAGCTCGCCTCGTGTGGCGAGTGCGGCCGCGCATCTACGCAGCGTTGTCGGGTGGCGGAGACGGGCGCCGGGAGCGGAAGTACTTCTGCCCGCGCGGGTGCGGGCGGGGGAAGCCGCGCATCGCTGTCGCGGACGTGGACGCGCGACTCGTGGCCTCGCTGA
- a CDS encoding DNA methyltransferase has protein sequence MRPGKLYYGDNLPMLREFVPDECVDLVYLDPPFNSNQDYNVLFKEHDLSSSVAQLRAFEDCWHWDQQAQETYEELTGPDSVNHGIPPAVSVLIEAFYKALPQRSDMAAYLVMMAPRLIELRRVLARSGSIYLHCDPTASHYLKLLMDAIFGPEQFRNEIIWKRTHSHGDPRRNFGAVTDTILFYTRSPEYQFHCQYRPFTAEYAAKRFSGKDEDGRVWQSVTLRSPKPRPNLHYAYHASNGVTYQPHRNGWSCDPERMRQYDTAGRLHFPTKRGGQLRLKMYLDESKGVKVQSLWDDIPPVNSQAAERLGYPTQKPLALLERIIATSSCPGDVVLDPFCGCGTAVEAAQRLGREWIGIDVTYLAIRVIRDRLASGFPGIQYELAGEPQDLESARDLAETDKYQFQWWAVHRIGAHPVGGVPGRREGRRGRDRGIDGMIKFRADGRVYEIVVSVKGGRTVTPANVRELHGTVQREKAAMGVLVTMQDPTQEMRVEAARAGMWKDPHTGRKYPRLQIVSASDIFAGRRVDYPGVEITETTPPAGGTLVLPGMALPAPPPRRGMLVTVPEHSSETATPLIREQAGRPSEEAIGQPLRTKGKR, from the coding sequence ATGCGACCCGGAAAGCTCTATTACGGCGACAACCTGCCAATGCTGCGCGAGTTCGTTCCGGATGAGTGCGTCGATCTCGTGTACCTCGACCCTCCCTTCAACTCCAACCAGGACTACAACGTGCTCTTCAAGGAGCACGACCTCTCGTCGTCAGTCGCGCAACTCCGGGCGTTTGAGGATTGCTGGCACTGGGACCAGCAGGCGCAGGAGACATACGAGGAGCTGACCGGGCCAGACTCCGTGAACCACGGTATCCCGCCTGCGGTGTCCGTGCTGATCGAAGCGTTCTACAAGGCGCTTCCGCAGAGAAGTGACATGGCGGCGTATCTGGTGATGATGGCGCCTCGGTTGATCGAGTTGCGGCGCGTGCTCGCACGGAGCGGCTCCATCTACTTGCACTGCGATCCGACCGCCAGCCACTATTTGAAACTGCTCATGGACGCCATCTTCGGTCCAGAGCAATTCCGAAACGAGATCATATGGAAGCGAACGCACAGCCACGGTGACCCGCGGCGAAACTTCGGTGCGGTAACCGACACCATCTTGTTCTACACGCGATCTCCCGAGTACCAGTTCCACTGTCAGTATCGCCCGTTCACGGCGGAGTACGCGGCGAAGCGCTTTAGCGGGAAGGACGAGGACGGTCGCGTCTGGCAGTCGGTCACGCTGCGGAGCCCGAAGCCGCGGCCGAACCTGCACTACGCGTATCACGCGAGCAACGGGGTGACGTACCAGCCGCATCGTAACGGGTGGTCCTGCGATCCGGAGAGGATGCGGCAGTACGACACCGCCGGGCGCCTCCATTTCCCGACGAAACGCGGCGGTCAACTTCGCCTGAAGATGTATCTCGATGAGTCGAAGGGCGTGAAGGTTCAAAGCCTCTGGGACGATATCCCTCCCGTGAACTCCCAGGCAGCGGAGCGACTGGGGTACCCGACACAAAAACCGCTCGCACTGCTCGAGCGCATCATCGCGACCTCCTCCTGTCCCGGCGACGTTGTTCTTGATCCTTTTTGCGGGTGCGGCACCGCGGTGGAAGCGGCTCAGCGCCTAGGCCGTGAATGGATCGGTATCGATGTGACGTACTTGGCGATCCGGGTGATCAGAGACCGGCTCGCGAGCGGGTTCCCTGGGATTCAGTACGAACTTGCTGGCGAGCCGCAGGACCTGGAGAGCGCCCGGGATCTGGCCGAGACGGATAAGTACCAATTCCAGTGGTGGGCCGTGCATCGGATCGGTGCGCACCCAGTAGGTGGTGTCCCGGGACGGCGCGAGGGCAGGCGCGGACGCGATCGCGGAATCGACGGGATGATCAAGTTCCGCGCTGACGGGCGAGTCTACGAAATTGTTGTCTCCGTGAAGGGCGGACGCACAGTTACGCCAGCCAACGTACGAGAACTTCACGGCACAGTTCAGCGAGAAAAGGCCGCGATGGGCGTGCTTGTCACGATGCAGGATCCGACGCAGGAGATGCGGGTCGAGGCGGCGCGTGCGGGCATGTGGAAAGACCCTCATACCGGGCGCAAGTACCCTCGGCTTCAGATCGTATCCGCGTCAGACATCTTTGCCGGGCGGCGGGTCGACTATCCCGGCGTCGAAATTACCGAAACCACGCCGCCCGCCGGTGGCACCTTGGTGCTGCCGGGCATGGCGCTACCCGCGCCGCCTCCGCGCCGAGGGATGCTTGTTACCGTTCCTGAGCACTCGTCAGAAACGGCCACGCCCTTAATACGTGAACAGGCGGGACGACCGTCTGAGGAGGCCATCGGGCAGCCTCTGCGAACAAAGGGAAAGCGGTGA
- a CDS encoding YifB family Mg chelatase-like AAA ATPase — MNARLRGAALRRICAPDAAGRRLLDDAVARLGLSARAHDKVLRVARTIADLEGDEAVKAAHVAEAIQYRALDRPLL, encoded by the coding sequence GTGAACGCGCGGCTGCGCGGCGCGGCGCTGCGCCGGATCTGCGCGCCGGACGCGGCGGGGCGGCGCCTGCTCGACGACGCGGTGGCGCGGCTCGGGCTGTCCGCCCGGGCGCACGACAAGGTGCTGCGGGTGGCGCGCACCATCGCCGACCTGGAGGGCGACGAGGCCGTGAAGGCGGCGCACGTGGCCGAGGCGATCCAGTACCGCGCGCTGGACCGCCCGCTCCTGTGA
- a CDS encoding ATP-binding protein, whose protein sequence is MGGSSAPRPGEISLAHHGVLFLDELPEFRRHVLEAMRQPLEDGEVCIARAGRSVTYPSQVMLVAAMNPCPCGHHGDRTRACHCTAHELVTYRRRISGPLLDRIDLHVDVPAVPPALLSGGAPGVPSAEVRARVARARERQAARAGPAPRR, encoded by the coding sequence GTGGGCGGCAGCAGCGCGCCGCGGCCCGGCGAGATCTCCCTCGCGCACCACGGGGTCCTGTTCCTCGACGAGCTCCCCGAGTTCCGGCGGCACGTGCTCGAGGCGATGCGCCAGCCGCTGGAGGACGGGGAGGTGTGCATCGCGCGCGCGGGACGCTCGGTCACCTACCCGTCGCAGGTGATGCTGGTGGCGGCGATGAACCCGTGCCCGTGTGGCCACCACGGCGATCGCACCCGCGCCTGCCACTGCACCGCGCACGAGCTGGTGACGTACCGGCGCCGGATCTCCGGCCCGCTGCTCGACCGCATCGACCTGCACGTGGACGTGCCGGCGGTGCCGCCCGCGCTCCTGTCCGGCGGCGCGCCCGGGGTGCCGAGCGCCGAGGTGCGGGCGCGCGTGGCGCGGGCCCGCGAGCGGCAGGCGGCGCGGGCCGGCCCCGCACCGCGCCGGTGA